In Caretta caretta isolate rCarCar2 chromosome 4, rCarCar1.hap1, whole genome shotgun sequence, one genomic interval encodes:
- the LOC125635118 gene encoding neurophysin 1-like — MSQNALAICLLWLLGLSSACYIQNCPIGGKRSVLDMDVRKCIPCGPRNKGHCFGPSICCGAEMGCYFGTSETLRCQEENYLPTPCESGRKPCGPSGGTCAAPGICCNNEGCMVDSACDQESPFS, encoded by the exons ATGTCTCAGAACGCGCTCGCCATCTGCCTCTTGTGGCTCCTGGGTCTCTCCTCGGCCTGTTACATCCAGAATTGCCCCATCGGAGGAAAGCGATCAGTCTTGGACATGGATGTCAGAAAG TGCATCCCCTGTGGGCCTAGGAACAAAGGCCACTGCTTCGGCCCTAGCATCTGCTGCGGAGCGGAGATGGGATGCTACTTCGGTACTTCAGAAACCCTGCGATGTCAAGAAGAGAATTACCTGCCAACACCCTGTGAGTCTGGCAGGAAGCCATGCGGGCCCAGTGGTGGGACCTGCGCAGCCCCTGGGATCTGCTGTAACAACG AGGGCTGCATGGTGGACTCAGCCTGTGACCAAGAATCGCCGTTTTCCTAG
- the MRPS26 gene encoding small ribosomal subunit protein mS26 → MLPALSRCRALLSRCRPLPVPARGRKSRHDPPAKSKAGRLKVPPPVDPAELLVVSERYRQYRLVLQALRVEFKQEVLRKQHEERLDRESGEEVMEEHRKLMAWNNAENERLRKKREERLRREEEELQDRKLQGALNHARLMEDFLKQKEREVLQLQEEARNFITPENLDERIEECLDNPRNYNFAIDKEGRIVKQSMLS, encoded by the exons ATGCTGCCCGCGCTGAGCCGCTGCCGGGCCCTGCTGAGCCGCTGCCGGCCGCTGCCGGTGCCGGCCCGGGGCCGCAAGTCCCGCCACGACCCGCCCGCCAAGTCCAAGGCCGGGAGGCTGAAGGTGCCGCCGCCCGTGGACCCGGCCGAGCTGCTGGTGGTGAGCGAGCGCTACCGGCAATACCGGCTCGTTCTGCAGGCGCTCAG ggTGGAGTTCAAGCAAGAGGTGTTGCGGAAGCAGCATGAGGAGCGCCTTGATAGAgagagtggggaggaggtgatggaGGAGCACCGGAAGCTGATGGCCTGGAACAACGCTGAGAACGAGCGGCTGCGGAAGAAGAG GGAGGAGCGACTcagaagagaggaggaagaattGCAGGACCGTAAGTTACAAGGAGCCCTCAACCATGCCAGGTTAATGGAGGATTTTCTTaagcagaaggagagagaggttCTACAGTTGCAG GAGGAAGCCAGAAATTTCATCACCCCTGAAAACCTGGATGAGCGAATTGAAGAGTGCCTGGATAACCCTCGCAACTACAACTTCGCCATCGATAAAGAGGGGCGCATCGTCAAGCAGAGCATGCTGTCCTAG